Proteins co-encoded in one Dyella japonica A8 genomic window:
- the rpsO gene encoding 30S ribosomal protein S15, translated as MSLTAEQTGKIIADFGRVPNDTGSPEVQVALLSARIDHLTDHFKAHKQDHHSRRGLLKLVNQRKRLLAYLKDRDLARYQGLIERLGLRR; from the coding sequence ATGTCCCTTACCGCAGAACAGACCGGCAAGATCATCGCTGACTTCGGCCGCGTGCCGAACGACACGGGTTCGCCGGAAGTGCAGGTCGCCCTGCTGTCGGCCCGCATCGACCACCTCACCGACCACTTCAAGGCTCACAAGCAGGATCACCATTCCCGCCGCGGCCTGCTGAAGCTGGTCAACCAGCGCAAGCGCCTGCTTGCCTACCTGAAGGATCGTGACCTGGCCCGTTACCAGGGCCTCATCGAGCGCCTCGGCCTCCGTCGCTAA